DNA from Fibrobacter sp. UWB15:
TTGGCGCGGTGCCTTGCTTGGCGTTCTGTTCTGCCTGCAGATCTTTGTGATTCTTTTGAATGTGTCGGGTACGTTCACTATCGATATTAACCAGCGTTACGTGCTGGTGGCGCTTCCGCTTTTTGCCCTGATTATGGCGCTCGGCCTATATGATGCGCTAGCGTTTACCACGAAGATGAAGCCTGAGGCGGCTGGAAAGATTATCCTCGCGGTTTCGGTAGCTCTTTCGGTGGGCCTCATGATTTACCATGGGGATAGCTACCGCCACAATATGCTCTATTACAAGAATAAGTTGCTGGGCGAAGAAGACTACCTCGACAAGGCTCTTGAAAGCTACCCGAAAAATTCCATCTTTATTTATGCTCGCCCTTGGCAGATGCTTGCTTCGGGACACAGTTCGTTCAGTGAACGCTCCTTTATGAGTTGGGATAACGAAACCTTTGCCAAGTGGCAGCAGGTGTCGGGCGGAAACATTTACATGGTGCGCGGTCAGGACGGCTATGGCGAACTCAACCGTAAGTCCCGTGTGGTGGGTTTCAAGACGACTGACCAGGTGGACGAAATCTTGAACGACTACAAGAGCGAACGTGTTTTGATTGAACCGAAACTCTTTGGCTATCCTTTGGCGATTTACAAGATTTCGGCCAAAAAGGGCGTGTCTACCTACTTGCAGAATTTCTTTGTGAGCGATATGGAAAATAATGCCATGATCGTGAACAAGCGTTTCCCCGAAACGATTACTTATTCTTATTCCTTGAATGGGGAATTGCAGGAAGAACTGATGCTTTCGTTGCCGTCGGATACGTTGCTGCTGGATTCGACCAAGATTAAGGCTGGCATGAACCGCGTGACTTTCGAATGTGTCATGCCCGATGCAGATACCCTTAAGCTTGTGAAGGATTTCTTTGTGAAATCGCCTGAGGTGTTGCTGCTTTCTGAACTGAAGATGGAAAGCTTTGAACAGGCTTGGGGACAGCCCCAGAAGAACGCTTCGGTAGAACATCATAAGATTACGATTGACAAGGAAATCTTCCGTTACGGAATCGGGTCACACGCTCCTTCGTTTATGAAGTTCCAGTTGCCTCGGGCTTTTGATACCTTCTATGCCACCATCGGTCTTGATGACGAAAGTGTGGGCGGCGATGGAGTCTCCTTTATTGTGCTGGGCGATGATCGGGAACTCTTCCGCAGCAAGCGCATGTATTCCACCGAAAAGCAGAGAATATCTGTTGACGTCAGTGGTGTGCGCATCTTGGAATTGCGCCTAGATGAAGGCGATAAGCACGATAAGGATTACGACCACGGAGACTGGGCGAATGCCTGGCTGGAGGCTAATCATTGAAAGTCCTTGTAGCACCTTTGGATTGGGGGCTGGGGCATGCAACCCGTTGCGTGCCCGTGGTTCGTGAATTCCTGAAACAAGGTGCAGAGGTGGAACTGGCTGTGGTGCGTTCGAACGCCACCTTGCTGCGAGGATTCTTCCAGGAACTTCGTCAGCGTCTGGCGCCGTCCTACAATATCGTTTACCCTAAGCACGGCTATAACATGGGACTGTGGCTGGCTAAGAATGGTGTCCACTTGCGGACGGTGATGAATTACGAGCATCGCTTTGCCGAAGAAATGGTGGAACGCTACCATTACGATGTCCTTGTGTCCGACAATCGTTTCGGATTCTATAGCCGCCATGCAAAATCCATTTACATGACGCATCAGCGTCGTATCGCATTCCCGAAGGTGCTTTCGGCTTTTGAACCTCTAGGTATGCTTTGGCATGCTTCGGTCATGAAGCACTTCGATGAAGTCTGGGTGCCGGACTTGCCTGATTTTCCGGGGTATGCGGCGGGGCTTTCGCATGTAAAACATTCTCCGGTGCCGGTAAAGTATGTGGGGGCGTTGTCCCGTTTTGAAAATAATCTAGGGACTGATGTTCCGCGGACTTACAAGTTCGTGGCTGTAATCTCGGGTGTGGAACCGGCGCGGAGTCGCTTTGAATCGTTGCTGCGCAAGGAGCTTGCCAAAGTTCCTGGGCGTCATGCCATTATTTTGGGTAAGCCTATTCTAGGCGTGAAATCCTGGAGCGAAGGGAATATCGATTTCCATACTCATTTGCCCGATAGAGAATTTGCTGAAGTCATTCGTGGAGCCCAGTGGGTGGTATCCCGCGGCGGTTACAGTACGGTGATGGATATGGCTGTACTCGGAGCCCGTTGTATTTTTGTGCCGACACCCGGACAGTATGAACAGGTGATTCTAGGCCGCGACCTTGCCCGCGAAGGGTTTGCCGCGACTATCGATGAATCGAAGTTTTCGACGGAAACCCTGCTTGCAACGATTAGTGA
Protein-coding regions in this window:
- a CDS encoding glycosyltransferase codes for the protein MKVLVAPLDWGLGHATRCVPVVREFLKQGAEVELAVVRSNATLLRGFFQELRQRLAPSYNIVYPKHGYNMGLWLAKNGVHLRTVMNYEHRFAEEMVERYHYDVLVSDNRFGFYSRHAKSIYMTHQRRIAFPKVLSAFEPLGMLWHASVMKHFDEVWVPDLPDFPGYAAGLSHVKHSPVPVKYVGALSRFENNLGTDVPRTYKFVAVISGVEPARSRFESLLRKELAKVPGRHAIILGKPILGVKSWSEGNIDFHTHLPDREFAEVIRGAQWVVSRGGYSTVMDMAVLGARCIFVPTPGQYEQVILGRDLAREGFAATIDESKFSTETLLATISEKARVALPKPSENNLLKNAICELISNH
- a CDS encoding NPCBM/NEW2 domain-containing protein, giving the protein MKNILERLGIGRRHFAVIGITLAVLVVAFLIFNNLTVSYARRWDIDWGYYSILLTFILLIVGVLVNIPVIAQGWKGFKPSGKSICAFAGIALVFSVFMFGNISNTHRVLSDETSWESMGLQMYFQHTGGICNEGVWTDGVLDCKTEVNNFKGKALGFVYSLVFNFMEPNRDTALLVNFPFYLLSLLFFFFALSKWFKNEWAALAATAFLGGMPIYLLQARSASTEVLYIFLLAVLMAWYAFVPANKVNWKHFLLTVPLLGFFAQTRQETVFAFIPFALYYYKYFFEKAHRLPLFVAAVIAVSWPSVNTMAAYRGYDFQGGEHAAHSLENFWFNLKTNIEVMMNLDQDPSFGGIMQNPFYTTFTIILLVSTVWLLFRLIYSRRYWRGALLGVLFCLQIFVILLNVSGTFTIDINQRYVLVALPLFALIMALGLYDALAFTTKMKPEAAGKIILAVSVALSVGLMIYHGDSYRHNMLYYKNKLLGEEDYLDKALESYPKNSIFIYARPWQMLASGHSSFSERSFMSWDNETFAKWQQVSGGNIYMVRGQDGYGELNRKSRVVGFKTTDQVDEILNDYKSERVLIEPKLFGYPLAIYKISAKKGVSTYLQNFFVSDMENNAMIVNKRFPETITYSYSLNGELQEELMLSLPSDTLLLDSTKIKAGMNRVTFECVMPDADTLKLVKDFFVKSPEVLLLSELKMESFEQAWGQPQKNASVEHHKITIDKEIFRYGIGSHAPSFMKFQLPRAFDTFYATIGLDDESVGGDGVSFIVLGDDRELFRSKRMYSTEKQRISVDVSGVRILELRLDEGDKHDKDYDHGDWANAWLEANH